From Bacillus basilensis, a single genomic window includes:
- a CDS encoding CatA-like O-acetyltransferase, with amino-acid sequence MIHYKVIDVENFPRRNYYEYFMMTDTTFEMTVKIDVTRAVKKCKDESISFYAYSIFNLTKSVNKIPNLKYAHRDKQLVEWQELVPTFTNFNQETGLFYNLWLEELTDYKSVDREYKRLIKDYANTTHIVPMGVVPPNVVNISSIPWMHFEHFSSHQGAIKNNLTPMITSGKYEKVGSQLLMPVNIKVHHATVDGYHVSLFFEILQREMNR; translated from the coding sequence ATGATACATTATAAAGTCATTGATGTAGAAAATTTCCCAAGAAGAAACTATTATGAGTATTTCATGATGACAGACACTACGTTTGAAATGACAGTCAAAATCGATGTTACTCGAGCAGTAAAAAAATGCAAAGACGAATCTATAAGTTTTTATGCTTACTCCATTTTTAATTTGACTAAATCAGTTAACAAGATCCCTAATTTGAAGTATGCCCATAGAGATAAGCAATTAGTAGAATGGCAAGAACTAGTGCCGACATTTACGAACTTTAATCAAGAAACAGGGCTATTTTATAATTTATGGTTAGAAGAATTAACAGACTATAAATCAGTTGATCGTGAGTACAAAAGGCTTATAAAAGACTACGCAAATACAACACATATCGTACCAATGGGAGTTGTTCCGCCAAACGTGGTGAATATTTCATCCATTCCTTGGATGCATTTTGAACATTTTTCATCTCATCAAGGAGCTATCAAAAATAATTTAACACCTATGATTACTAGTGGAAAGTACGAGAAAGTTGGTTCACAATTGTTAATGCCAGTGAATATTAAAGTTCATCATGCAACAGTAGATGGCTATCACGTATCGTTGTTTTTTGAAATACTACAACGTGAAATGAACCGTTAA
- a CDS encoding protoporphyrinogen oxidase, which produces MINFKPENLKQLLKMMLISANKSYDAITDYEFTGEAVVFRIDFEYIDVSLMIIDMLGRSAARFNILPFAKPDTNEIDYIQFQVYSINEGNFKEMIDTI; this is translated from the coding sequence ATGATTAATTTTAAACCAGAAAATTTGAAGCAACTATTAAAAATGATGCTCATTAGTGCGAATAAGTCCTATGATGCGATTACAGATTATGAATTTACGGGAGAAGCAGTAGTATTTCGTATAGACTTCGAATATATTGACGTTTCTTTAATGATTATAGATATGTTAGGAAGATCAGCGGCGAGATTTAACATTTTGCCATTTGCTAAACCAGATACGAATGAGATAGATTACATTCAGTTTCAAGTGTATTCCATTAATGAAGGGAATTTTAAAGAAATGATCGATACGATATAG
- a CDS encoding PH domain-containing protein, giving the protein MQPLEREIHSNMLKVWRIHALIGAAVILAVVIAYFFFMINFNWWGWLFGLLVTGAITFIPLDYFVFPNLRQRYYSYRLNEEEIEIQKGMFVVKRVLIPMIRVQHVTIEQGPIMRKYNLAELHISTAATSHSIPGLTKEEAEQLKRQIGELAKVSDEDV; this is encoded by the coding sequence ATGCAGCCGTTAGAAAGGGAGATTCATTCTAATATGCTGAAAGTGTGGCGAATTCACGCTTTAATTGGGGCGGCGGTTATACTAGCAGTCGTAATTGCGTATTTCTTTTTTATGATCAATTTTAATTGGTGGGGTTGGTTGTTTGGCTTGTTAGTAACAGGAGCTATTACGTTTATCCCACTTGATTATTTTGTGTTTCCAAATTTACGTCAACGTTATTATAGTTACAGATTAAATGAAGAAGAGATTGAGATTCAAAAGGGAATGTTCGTCGTAAAACGTGTACTCATTCCGATGATCCGTGTGCAGCACGTAACGATTGAACAAGGCCCGATTATGAGAAAGTATAATTTAGCAGAATTACATATTTCAACAGCAGCAACCTCTCATAGTATCCCAGGCTTAACGAAGGAAGAAGCAGAGCAGCTGAAAAGACAAATTGGAGAACTTGCGAAAGTGAGTGATGAGGATGTATAA
- a CDS encoding PH domain-containing protein: MYKRQHPITILLGIRIAGLLPFIFLVLFQSDGEVKPWYLFHLVLLAILFIMAIFSAIKWYFKVYWVENNILHIKHGVFVKKESYLNKERVQNISTSSNIIYQILGLTKLNIEVAGGGNEPEVMLAGIREEEAKELIALLHKERSVVSEEASAEEGSKTVYQLTTKEILAASITSGRFGLVFSMLVILYTEFNQFLPEWLINKVEAYVMDNGVYELIVMAAILMAVSWVISTAGYALKYANFKIERNGNEVRIVQGLFDKKEFVLKLHRIQAITVKEGILRQPFGYCSVEVEVIQSTEAAGNEVMLHPFMKKKDVQQLLTYLQLPYEMEEEIVHLPKVALRRYVIMGWITSAVLAVPIVGASIYFKQNIALFSLIPLFIVFMLLAYARYTSSGYMIRDNQLVMVYRGLAKYTGIMRRRHVQAVGYSQSHFQKKDELCIAVVSVAGHPYKVKHMQKEDALRIYNWYKEKGNTGV; the protein is encoded by the coding sequence ATGTATAAGAGGCAACATCCGATTACGATTTTATTAGGTATTCGAATTGCGGGTTTATTGCCTTTTATTTTTCTTGTTTTATTTCAGTCAGATGGTGAAGTGAAACCTTGGTATTTATTTCATCTTGTTCTTTTGGCCATTTTATTTATTATGGCTATTTTCTCAGCTATAAAATGGTATTTCAAAGTGTACTGGGTTGAAAATAATATTTTACATATAAAGCACGGTGTGTTCGTTAAGAAAGAAAGTTACTTAAATAAAGAACGTGTGCAAAATATTAGTACGTCTTCTAACATCATTTATCAAATACTTGGACTGACGAAATTAAATATTGAAGTAGCGGGCGGCGGTAATGAGCCGGAAGTGATGTTAGCTGGTATTAGAGAAGAGGAAGCGAAGGAACTGATAGCCTTATTACATAAAGAAAGAAGCGTTGTGAGTGAAGAAGCGTCTGCGGAAGAAGGAAGTAAGACGGTTTATCAGTTAACAACGAAAGAAATTTTAGCAGCATCTATTACATCTGGTAGATTTGGATTAGTATTTTCTATGTTGGTCATCCTTTACACAGAATTTAATCAATTTCTACCAGAATGGCTCATCAATAAAGTAGAAGCGTATGTGATGGATAACGGTGTATATGAATTAATCGTTATGGCGGCGATTTTAATGGCAGTCTCGTGGGTCATTTCTACAGCTGGCTATGCGTTAAAATATGCGAACTTTAAAATAGAGCGAAACGGAAATGAAGTTCGCATCGTGCAAGGATTATTTGATAAGAAAGAGTTTGTGTTAAAATTACACCGCATTCAAGCGATTACAGTGAAAGAAGGCATTCTCCGCCAGCCTTTCGGTTATTGCTCTGTCGAAGTAGAAGTCATTCAAAGTACAGAAGCGGCAGGGAATGAAGTGATGCTACATCCTTTTATGAAGAAAAAAGATGTGCAGCAGTTACTTACGTATTTGCAGTTGCCGTATGAAATGGAAGAGGAAATCGTTCATTTACCGAAAGTAGCATTGCGTCGTTATGTGATCATGGGATGGATTACAAGTGCTGTGCTCGCTGTGCCGATCGTCGGTGCGAGTATATATTTTAAACAAAATATTGCGTTATTCAGCCTGATACCATTATTTATTGTATTTATGTTACTTGCATACGCTCGGTATACAAGTAGTGGTTATATGATACGAGACAATCAGTTAGTCATGGTGTACCGAGGACTCGCGAAATATACAGGGATCATGCGAAGAAGGCATGTTCAAGCAGTAGGATATAGTCAGTCGCATTTTCAAAAGAAAGACGAGCTATGTATAGCTGTTGTATCGGTAGCGGGGCATCCTTACAAAGTGAAGCATATGCAAAAAGAAGATGCGCTTCGTATATATAATTGGTACAAAGAAAAAGGAAACACCGGCGTGTAA
- the hmoB gene encoding heme-degrading monooxygenase HmoB → MKAIISYETPLEQAHFTAKNNEKDMFYKENTEESVEGSLQYDVLDAVGEFKGQPGYIVCNNISVTDEGRPVFENRFKNRAGLIENEPGFQAIRVLRPLSNDTYVILTMWETEQNFKDWTESRSFENAHKKRPTQAEGQAPAHPHAEQQKSIFSRPSFVTTFDVLV, encoded by the coding sequence ATGAAGGCTATTATTTCATACGAAACACCTCTAGAGCAAGCACATTTCACTGCAAAAAATAATGAAAAAGATATGTTTTATAAAGAAAATACAGAAGAATCTGTAGAAGGCTCTCTTCAATATGACGTACTAGACGCTGTTGGAGAATTTAAAGGACAACCTGGCTATATCGTTTGTAACAACATTTCTGTAACAGACGAAGGTCGCCCTGTATTTGAAAACCGTTTTAAAAACCGCGCAGGCCTTATCGAAAACGAACCAGGATTCCAAGCGATCCGCGTTCTACGCCCATTAAGTAACGATACATATGTCATCTTAACGATGTGGGAAACAGAGCAAAACTTTAAAGACTGGACAGAATCACGTTCGTTTGAAAACGCTCATAAAAAACGCCCCACGCAAGCAGAAGGACAAGCTCCGGCGCATCCACATGCAGAACAGCAAAAGAGTATTTTCTCTCGTCCATCTTTCGTGACTACTTTTGATGTGTTAGTTTAA
- a CDS encoding transglycosylase domain-containing protein: MKKVKWTLLGGLATLVLAIVLYKLIVLAGGYMMDEKQLVFHSSSRIVDQKGKEITKLYVENRDLVPIEQIPKYVQQSFISVEDSRFYEHQGIDYPSILRALYKDTLAGEKVEGGSTITQQLAKNVFLNREKTFTRKLKEVAISLQLEQKYTKQQILEMYMNHIYFGHGAYGIQAAAKLYFNKNVEDLTVEEGAMLAGLPKSPNGYSPYFSPEKSKERRDLVLSLMHKQGYLTAEESVRYQGKTIALYKNLDENELAYMPYIDMVIDEAARLYGLSHQEVLRGGYTFVVPMDEKIQKVAYNQFQDAKNFPGKEEGAQGAFLLMDNRTGGIKAAIGGRKYVPRGFNRVFAKRQPGSVLKPLIVYAPALETKKYNPYSLLTNERNSFEGYEPRNYNHEYSKEMTMYDAILESANVPAVSLLNELGVEEGKQYLEKGNVHIADAGLSTALGGLKNGVSPFELVKMYRAFLANGDIIEPHVIDKVLNRHGAVIGESPKVETKIFSKQTAWYMTKMLEGVVKEGTAKAGVYSGALAGKTGTTSLPNDDNGARDMWFVGYTPNLVGAVWIGYDRTDKEHQLQGESASATKLFKKILTKANVEQKEQFMKPEGVETIGAPIRLHKIEDVKMKLAFSPFGLFKAKLSWTPLPDERIMYRIYRVENGIHTHVGTVNGAGEYEEKFVNIFSKPSFYVVPYNTQTNREGEKSKVAKP, from the coding sequence ATGAAGAAAGTAAAGTGGACTTTATTAGGTGGATTAGCAACGCTTGTATTAGCGATTGTACTCTATAAACTTATCGTGTTAGCTGGTGGCTATATGATGGATGAAAAACAGCTCGTTTTCCACTCTTCATCACGTATCGTTGACCAGAAAGGAAAAGAAATTACGAAATTATACGTAGAAAATAGAGACCTTGTACCAATCGAGCAAATTCCGAAGTACGTGCAGCAGTCGTTTATTTCAGTGGAAGATTCCCGTTTTTATGAGCATCAAGGAATTGATTATCCGTCTATACTTCGCGCTCTTTATAAAGATACGTTAGCTGGAGAAAAAGTAGAGGGCGGTAGTACGATTACGCAGCAACTTGCTAAAAACGTCTTTTTAAATCGTGAAAAAACATTTACGCGCAAGTTGAAGGAAGTCGCAATTTCCCTTCAACTCGAGCAAAAATATACGAAGCAGCAAATTCTTGAAATGTATATGAATCATATTTATTTTGGACATGGGGCGTACGGTATTCAAGCGGCAGCAAAGCTGTATTTTAATAAAAATGTAGAAGATTTAACAGTAGAAGAAGGGGCAATGCTTGCAGGTCTTCCAAAGTCGCCAAACGGATATTCACCTTATTTCTCTCCAGAAAAGAGTAAGGAGCGCCGCGATCTCGTATTGTCACTGATGCATAAACAAGGGTATTTAACTGCCGAAGAAAGTGTTCGTTATCAAGGAAAGACAATTGCTCTCTATAAAAACTTAGATGAGAATGAGCTAGCATATATGCCGTATATTGATATGGTCATAGATGAAGCAGCGCGTTTGTACGGTTTGTCTCATCAAGAAGTACTCCGAGGAGGGTATACGTTTGTCGTACCGATGGATGAAAAGATTCAAAAGGTAGCGTATAACCAGTTTCAAGATGCAAAGAATTTCCCTGGGAAAGAAGAGGGTGCGCAAGGTGCATTTTTATTAATGGATAATCGTACAGGCGGGATTAAAGCAGCGATTGGCGGAAGAAAGTATGTCCCGAGAGGGTTTAATCGTGTTTTTGCAAAAAGGCAGCCGGGTTCTGTGTTAAAACCGCTTATCGTCTATGCACCAGCACTCGAAACGAAAAAGTATAATCCGTATTCTTTATTGACGAATGAACGAAATTCTTTTGAAGGCTATGAACCTCGAAATTATAACCATGAGTATTCGAAAGAAATGACCATGTACGATGCGATTTTAGAATCGGCAAACGTACCAGCAGTTTCTTTATTAAATGAGTTAGGGGTAGAAGAAGGAAAGCAATATTTAGAGAAAGGTAATGTTCATATTGCTGATGCTGGTTTAAGTACAGCGCTTGGCGGATTGAAAAATGGTGTCTCACCATTTGAGCTTGTAAAAATGTATCGTGCATTTTTAGCAAATGGCGATATTATTGAGCCGCACGTTATTGATAAAGTGTTAAATAGACACGGCGCAGTCATTGGAGAATCGCCAAAAGTAGAAACGAAAATTTTTTCGAAACAAACGGCGTGGTATATGACGAAAATGTTAGAAGGAGTTGTGAAGGAAGGGACAGCGAAAGCTGGTGTATATAGCGGGGCATTAGCTGGGAAAACAGGTACAACTTCCTTACCAAATGACGATAATGGAGCTAGAGATATGTGGTTCGTTGGTTATACGCCAAATTTAGTAGGTGCTGTGTGGATTGGTTATGACCGTACAGATAAAGAGCATCAGCTGCAAGGAGAAAGTGCGTCAGCAACGAAATTGTTTAAGAAAATTTTAACGAAAGCAAATGTAGAACAGAAAGAGCAGTTTATGAAACCAGAAGGTGTGGAAACAATCGGTGCTCCGATTCGGCTGCATAAGATTGAAGATGTGAAAATGAAATTAGCGTTTAGCCCTTTCGGTTTATTTAAAGCGAAATTAAGCTGGACACCACTTCCAGATGAAAGAATTATGTATCGTATTTATAGAGTGGAAAACGGAATTCATACGCATGTAGGTACTGTAAACGGTGCCGGGGAATATGAGGAAAAGTTCGTTAACATCTTTTCAAAACCGAGCTTTTACGTTGTGCCATATAACACACAAACGAATCGCGAAGGAGAAAAGTCAAAAGTAGCTAAACCATAG
- the hemE gene encoding uroporphyrinogen decarboxylase translates to MVRTINETFLKACRGERTDYVPAWYMRQAGRSQPEYRKIKEKYSLFEITHNPELCAYVTKLPVDQYNVDAAILYKDIMSPLPAIGVDVEIKSGIGPVIDNPIRSLQDVEKLGEINPEDDVPYILDTIRLLTTEMLDVPLIGFSGAPFTLASYMIEGGPSRNYHNTKAFMYAEPKAWFALMDKLADMVITYLKAQINAGAKAVQIFDSWVGTVNVADYRVFIKPAMERIFAEVRKVGVPMIMHGVGAAHLVNEWHDLPLDVVGLDWRLPIEEARARGIHKAVQGNMDPSFLLAPWSVIEEHVKAILDQGMKQPGYIFNLGHGVFPEVNPDTLKRLTTFIHEYSKGQLAK, encoded by the coding sequence TTGGTAAGAACTATAAATGAGACATTTTTAAAAGCATGTAGGGGGGAACGCACTGATTATGTACCAGCATGGTATATGCGTCAAGCAGGTCGTTCGCAGCCGGAATATAGAAAGATAAAAGAAAAGTATTCTTTATTTGAAATTACACACAATCCAGAGTTATGTGCTTACGTGACAAAGCTTCCAGTTGATCAATATAACGTAGACGCAGCAATTCTTTATAAAGATATTATGTCACCACTACCTGCAATTGGTGTGGATGTAGAAATTAAATCAGGTATTGGTCCAGTTATTGATAATCCAATCCGTTCTTTACAAGACGTAGAAAAACTAGGGGAAATCAATCCAGAAGATGACGTACCGTACATATTAGATACGATTCGTTTATTAACGACTGAAATGTTAGACGTACCGTTAATCGGTTTTTCAGGAGCTCCATTTACACTAGCGAGCTATATGATTGAAGGCGGTCCGTCTCGTAACTACCATAATACGAAAGCGTTCATGTATGCAGAGCCGAAAGCTTGGTTCGCTTTAATGGATAAGCTAGCAGATATGGTTATTACATATTTAAAAGCGCAAATTAACGCAGGAGCAAAAGCAGTTCAAATTTTCGATTCTTGGGTTGGAACAGTAAATGTAGCAGATTACCGCGTATTTATTAAACCGGCAATGGAGCGTATTTTTGCAGAAGTTCGTAAGGTGGGTGTTCCGATGATTATGCACGGCGTAGGAGCTGCACACTTAGTAAATGAATGGCACGACTTACCGCTTGATGTAGTTGGCTTAGATTGGCGCTTACCAATTGAAGAGGCACGTGCACGCGGTATTCACAAGGCGGTACAAGGTAATATGGACCCTTCATTCTTACTTGCGCCATGGTCTGTTATTGAAGAACATGTAAAAGCTATTTTAGATCAAGGGATGAAGCAGCCAGGTTATATCTTTAACTTAGGTCACGGTGTATTCCCAGAAGTAAATCCAGATACATTAAAACGTTTAACTACATTTATTCATGAATACTCTAAAGGGCAGTTAGCGAAGTAA
- the hemH gene encoding ferrochelatase: MKKKIGLLVMAYGTPYKEEDIERYYTHIRRGRKPSPEMLEDLTERYRAIGGISPLATITLEQAKKLEQRLNEVQDEVEYHMYLGLKHIEPFIEDAVKDMHNDGIQDAIALVLAPHYSTFSVKSYVGRAQEEAEKLGNLTIHGIDSWYKEPKFIQYWVDAVKGIYNGMSDAEREKAVLIVSAHSLPEKIIAMGDPYPDQLNETADYIARGAEVANYAVGWQSAGNTPDPWIGPDVQDLTRELNEKYGYTSFVYAPVGFVAEHLEVLYDNDFECKVVTDEIGAKYYRPEMPNASDAFIDCLTDVVLKKKESVL, translated from the coding sequence ATGAAAAAGAAAATTGGTTTGCTTGTAATGGCATACGGAACGCCATATAAAGAAGAAGATATTGAACGTTACTATACACATATTCGTAGAGGAAGAAAGCCAAGTCCTGAAATGCTAGAAGATTTAACAGAGCGTTACCGTGCAATTGGTGGTATTTCTCCTTTAGCTACTATTACATTAGAGCAAGCTAAGAAGTTAGAACAGCGTTTAAATGAAGTACAAGATGAAGTAGAGTACCATATGTACCTTGGCTTAAAACATATCGAACCGTTTATTGAAGATGCAGTGAAGGATATGCATAACGACGGTATACAGGATGCAATCGCACTTGTTCTTGCGCCGCACTATTCTACATTTAGCGTGAAATCGTATGTAGGACGAGCACAAGAAGAAGCTGAGAAACTTGGAAACTTAACAATTCACGGCATTGATAGCTGGTATAAAGAACCGAAATTTATCCAGTACTGGGTTGATGCAGTGAAAGGTATATATAACGGTATGTCAGACGCAGAACGTGAAAAAGCAGTATTAATCGTATCTGCACATAGCTTACCAGAGAAAATTATTGCAATGGGCGATCCATATCCAGATCAGTTAAATGAAACAGCGGACTATATCGCGCGCGGAGCTGAAGTAGCAAACTATGCAGTAGGATGGCAAAGTGCAGGAAACACGCCAGATCCTTGGATTGGTCCAGATGTACAAGATTTAACGAGAGAATTAAATGAAAAGTACGGTTATACTTCATTTGTTTATGCACCAGTTGGATTTGTTGCGGAACATTTAGAAGTTTTATATGACAACGACTTTGAGTGTAAAGTGGTAACAGATGAAATTGGCGCGAAATATTATCGTCCAGAAATGCCAAACGCATCGGACGCATTTATTGATTGCTTAACAGATGTTGTATTAAAGAAAAAAGAATCTGTATTGTAA
- the hemY gene encoding protoporphyrinogen oxidase → MRKKVVIIGGGITGLTTMYNLQKDIREKNLSIDILLIEASGKLGGKIQTVRKDGFIIERGPDSFLARKESAARLAKELGLGEELVNNKAGQSFILVNNRLHKMPSGSMMGIPTQITPFLFSGLFSPIGKLRAGFDLLMPRSKPVSDQSLGHFFRHRLGNEVVENLIEPLLSGIYAGDIDEMSLMSTFPQMYQIEQKHRSISLGMRTLAPKAEKAEPKKGIFQTVKTGLESIVESLESKMHEGTIIKGTRIEKVAKQGDGYAITLSNGKEIEADAIVVASSHKVLPSMFAQYKQFRFFRNIPSTSVANVAMAFPKSAIQRDIDGTGFVVSRNSDYTITACTWTHKKWPHTTPEGKTLLRCYVGRPGDEAVVEQTEEELVQLVLEDLRKTMDITEDPEFTVVSRWKEAMPQYTVGHNERMKKLTTFMEKELPGIYLAGSSYAGSGLPDCIDQGERAAKRVLSHLEKVMDAELIAQ, encoded by the coding sequence TTGAGGAAAAAAGTTGTAATCATCGGCGGTGGCATCACAGGATTAACAACAATGTATAACTTACAAAAAGATATTCGTGAGAAGAACTTGTCGATTGATATATTACTTATAGAAGCATCGGGTAAACTTGGCGGGAAAATTCAAACGGTTCGAAAAGATGGATTTATAATTGAACGCGGACCGGATTCTTTCTTAGCACGAAAAGAAAGTGCAGCTAGATTAGCGAAAGAACTAGGACTTGGCGAAGAACTTGTCAATAATAAGGCCGGTCAATCATTTATCCTCGTAAACAATCGGTTACATAAAATGCCGAGTGGATCAATGATGGGAATTCCAACGCAAATTACGCCGTTTCTATTTTCCGGGCTGTTCTCTCCAATTGGTAAACTAAGAGCTGGTTTTGATCTGTTAATGCCGAGATCAAAGCCAGTATCTGACCAATCACTCGGGCATTTTTTCAGACATCGCCTCGGAAACGAAGTAGTTGAAAACTTAATAGAACCATTACTCTCTGGTATTTATGCAGGAGATATTGATGAAATGAGCTTAATGTCAACATTCCCGCAAATGTATCAAATTGAGCAGAAACATCGCAGTATTTCACTTGGTATGCGTACGCTCGCTCCGAAAGCAGAGAAAGCTGAACCGAAAAAGGGAATCTTCCAAACAGTGAAAACCGGTTTAGAATCTATCGTAGAATCTCTCGAATCAAAGATGCATGAAGGCACGATAATAAAGGGAACCCGCATTGAAAAAGTTGCAAAACAGGGTGATGGCTATGCGATTACTCTTAGTAACGGAAAAGAAATAGAAGCGGATGCGATCGTAGTGGCAAGCTCACATAAAGTATTGCCGTCTATGTTTGCTCAGTATAAGCAATTTCGTTTCTTCCGCAACATTCCATCCACATCAGTTGCGAATGTGGCAATGGCTTTCCCAAAATCAGCCATTCAGCGCGATATTGATGGTACAGGATTTGTCGTATCTCGGAATAGTGATTACACAATTACAGCATGTACGTGGACACATAAAAAATGGCCACATACAACGCCAGAAGGAAAAACGCTTCTTCGATGTTACGTTGGGCGACCTGGTGATGAAGCAGTTGTAGAACAAACAGAAGAGGAACTTGTTCAGCTTGTACTAGAAGACTTACGAAAGACGATGGATATTACAGAGGATCCAGAGTTTACAGTCGTAAGCCGCTGGAAAGAAGCGATGCCCCAATATACAGTAGGCCATAACGAGCGAATGAAGAAACTCACAACATTTATGGAGAAAGAGTTGCCAGGTATATACTTGGCAGGTAGTTCTTACGCTGGTTCTGGTCTTCCGGACTGTATTGATCAAGGTGAGAGAGCTGCAAAGCGTGTACTATCTCATTTGGAGAAAGTAATGGATGCGGAATTAATCGCACAATAA
- a CDS encoding DUF4026 domain-containing protein: protein MEVQTETYRAAMNGTLERHFSDMIAVIPTRITIDQLKQRLETVSTKVDELKIVYIDETSLIVELHMDEKVIIPYELHIDETDDPEEYKLYNRQDSTIVDRTFEGAAYGTEIFTRTLFVGDVLDCFFQQIQFLWNLAPDLLFVIDSSAAMKVISRNYIEYHVENELLPDIPDLYVIHSVYEDDKEGEPTQYWFHTHGLLRAGVTEIELIIPNRISSYYGIGDLFQTFANNAVENGQVPMNEPIVIAHSQQGSIHTVAVPWEKGLSYIGHKTSMDQLSSIEDEEVKLQPIDAQYVFLGGMDDRDEYHQSPSVLLFKFDTSEECIESFFKEHEEATGLMFYKTNSETARMAYNAKNTFGYFSNIFQIEQSNEDFRFLAKFGVSYEEGKSEHMWFEMQDITEDLIQGILINEPYFIEDMSEGNSYHLDFDDLTEWAIYAGDAVIKPNNLYMFIGE from the coding sequence ATGGAAGTGCAAACAGAAACATACCGCGCAGCTATGAATGGAACATTAGAACGTCATTTTTCAGATATGATTGCTGTTATACCAACTAGAATTACAATTGATCAGTTAAAACAGCGGCTAGAAACTGTCTCTACTAAAGTTGATGAGTTAAAAATTGTTTATATTGATGAGACAAGCCTTATTGTTGAGTTACATATGGATGAAAAAGTCATAATACCGTATGAACTGCATATTGATGAAACGGATGATCCTGAAGAATATAAACTGTACAATAGACAAGATTCCACAATCGTAGACCGTACTTTTGAAGGTGCAGCTTATGGTACTGAAATTTTCACTCGCACCCTATTTGTAGGTGATGTACTGGACTGCTTTTTCCAGCAAATACAATTTTTATGGAACCTCGCTCCAGACTTGTTATTTGTAATTGATTCAAGCGCAGCAATGAAAGTGATATCTAGAAACTATATTGAATATCACGTTGAAAATGAATTATTACCTGATATTCCTGACTTATACGTTATTCATTCCGTTTATGAAGACGATAAAGAAGGCGAGCCTACGCAATATTGGTTTCATACACACGGCCTTTTAAGAGCGGGCGTAACAGAAATAGAATTAATTATTCCAAATCGCATTTCTTCTTATTACGGCATTGGAGACCTTTTCCAAACCTTTGCTAATAATGCCGTTGAGAATGGCCAAGTCCCAATGAATGAGCCTATCGTTATCGCACATAGTCAGCAAGGTTCTATACATACAGTAGCTGTTCCGTGGGAAAAAGGCTTATCTTATATCGGACATAAAACGAGTATGGATCAATTATCTTCAATTGAGGATGAAGAAGTGAAGCTACAACCAATTGATGCACAATACGTATTTCTTGGCGGGATGGATGACCGTGATGAATACCATCAATCTCCATCTGTTCTCTTGTTCAAATTTGATACTTCAGAAGAATGTATCGAAAGCTTTTTCAAGGAACACGAAGAAGCTACAGGGCTCATGTTCTATAAAACAAATAGCGAAACAGCTCGTATGGCGTACAACGCGAAGAATACTTTCGGGTATTTCAGTAACATTTTTCAAATTGAACAATCAAATGAAGATTTTCGTTTTCTAGCTAAGTTTGGTGTTTCCTATGAAGAGGGTAAAAGCGAACATATGTGGTTTGAAATGCAAGATATTACGGAAGACCTTATTCAAGGAATACTCATTAATGAACCATATTTTATAGAAGATATGAGTGAAGGAAATAGTTATCATTTAGATTTTGATGACTTAACAGAGTGGGCTATTTATGCAGGAGATGCCGTAATAAAACCAAATAACTTGTATATGTTTATTGGTGAATAA